From Vogesella sp. XCS3, the proteins below share one genomic window:
- a CDS encoding thioredoxin domain-containing protein — MPWQALDEFSFDATLAATPGVSLVMFGQPHCGACRGWQAQLPSWLAGLGVQLWYADVARAQALAYRFELFQLPAFALYRDGQFHAMWQSAFSGQAVQQALAEALAASPQEEP, encoded by the coding sequence GTGCCCTGGCAAGCGCTGGACGAGTTCAGCTTTGATGCCACGTTGGCCGCAACGCCTGGTGTCAGCCTGGTGATGTTTGGCCAGCCGCATTGTGGTGCTTGCCGTGGCTGGCAGGCACAGCTGCCATCGTGGCTGGCAGGCCTGGGTGTGCAGCTGTGGTATGCCGACGTTGCCCGGGCGCAGGCGCTGGCATACCGCTTTGAGTTGTTTCAGCTGCCCGCTTTTGCACTTTATCGAGATGGCCAGTTTCACGCCATGTGGCAAAGTGCCTTCAGTGGGCAGGCGGTGCAGCAAGCGTTGGCCGAGGCGCTGGCGGCCAGCCCGCAAGAGGAGCCCTGA
- a CDS encoding TIGR03862 family flavoprotein, translating to MTSSPVSTSTHHRIAVIGGGPAGLMAAEMLLAAGVQVDVFDAMPSPGRKFLLAGVGGMNITHSEAPADFYRRYGPREAALAPMLDAFNADALRDWVHGLGIETFVGSSGKVFPREMKAAPLLRAWLARLREAGMQLHVRHRWEGWLLDGSLRFSTPTGETHWQGSAVVLALGGGSWAKLGSDGRWLPLLSEKGVDTRPLAPSNCGFDRPWSEHFASKFAGQALKGVTLQFADACGQPSQRRGEFVVTASGVEGNLIYAYSAAIRDAIARDGQATITLDLLPDRSLERLLGELQRGRGAASLANHLRKQCGLDGVKAGLLRELLDKDSFNDMVTLAQAIKALPLTLHAARPIDEAISTAGGVRFEAMDEYGMLKALPGVFCAGEMLDWEAPTGGYLLTACFASGRAAALGALNWLQANQKGEASRG from the coding sequence ATGACCTCCTCACCCGTTTCTACAAGCACACATCACCGCATCGCCGTGATTGGCGGCGGCCCTGCCGGCCTGATGGCCGCCGAAATGCTACTGGCAGCGGGCGTACAGGTTGACGTGTTTGATGCCATGCCCTCGCCAGGGCGAAAATTCCTGCTGGCAGGCGTAGGCGGCATGAACATTACCCACAGTGAAGCGCCAGCGGACTTCTACCGCCGTTACGGCCCGCGCGAGGCTGCGCTGGCACCCATGCTGGACGCGTTCAATGCCGATGCCCTGCGTGACTGGGTACACGGCCTGGGGATCGAAACCTTTGTCGGCAGCTCGGGCAAGGTATTCCCGCGCGAGATGAAAGCCGCCCCGCTACTGCGTGCCTGGCTGGCGCGCCTGCGCGAGGCCGGCATGCAGCTGCACGTGCGCCACCGCTGGGAGGGCTGGCTTCTCGATGGCAGCCTGCGCTTTAGCACCCCGACAGGGGAAACACATTGGCAAGGCAGTGCCGTTGTGCTGGCATTGGGCGGTGGCAGCTGGGCCAAACTGGGTTCCGATGGGCGCTGGCTACCCTTGCTCAGCGAAAAAGGCGTGGACACCCGGCCACTGGCACCATCGAACTGCGGCTTCGACCGCCCATGGAGCGAACACTTTGCCAGCAAGTTTGCCGGCCAGGCGCTTAAGGGGGTAACCCTGCAGTTTGCCGATGCATGCGGCCAACCCAGCCAGCGACGGGGCGAGTTTGTCGTCACCGCCAGCGGGGTGGAAGGCAACCTGATCTACGCCTACAGCGCAGCCATCCGCGACGCCATCGCCCGCGACGGCCAGGCCACCATCACGCTGGACTTGTTACCGGACCGCAGCCTGGAACGCCTGCTGGGCGAGCTGCAGCGCGGCCGTGGTGCCGCCTCGCTGGCTAACCATCTGCGCAAACAGTGCGGGCTGGATGGCGTAAAGGCGGGCTTGCTGCGTGAGCTGCTGGATAAAGACAGCTTTAACGATATGGTCACACTGGCACAAGCCATCAAGGCCTTACCACTCACCTTGCACGCCGCGCGCCCCATCGACGAAGCCATCAGCACCGCGGGGGGCGTACGCTTCGAGGCCATGGACGAATACGGCATGCTCAAAGCCCTGCCTGGCGTATTCTGCGCCGGGGAAATGCTGGACTGGGAAGCGCCAACCGGCGGCTACCTGCTGACTGCCTGCTTTGCCAGCGGCCGCGCTGCGGCGCTAGGGGCACTGAACTGGCTGCAGGCAAACCAGAAAGGCGAAGCAAGCCGCGGCTGA
- a CDS encoding NUDIX domain-containing protein yields MTASAGGRFSLPGGVSQRGELRSQALLRQVRDQTGLRINSMLYLYDHITQHNAHKVYLCIAQGQPRMQEGGARMTLITSPDSEMDVHVESRAILRRYAKLRGEEGPKSDAVRAILQLARYIAKMD; encoded by the coding sequence ATGACGGCCTCTGCTGGTGGGCGTTTCAGCTTGCCTGGCGGGGTGTCGCAACGCGGCGAGCTGCGCTCGCAAGCACTGCTACGCCAGGTACGCGACCAGACCGGTTTGCGTATCAATTCCATGCTCTACCTGTACGATCATATTACCCAGCACAATGCCCACAAGGTGTACCTGTGCATCGCCCAAGGCCAGCCGCGCATGCAGGAGGGCGGGGCGCGCATGACGCTGATTACCTCGCCGGATAGCGAGATGGACGTGCACGTGGAGTCCCGCGCCATTTTGCGCCGCTACGCCAAGCTGCGTGGTGAAGAGGGCCCGAAGAGTGACGCAGTGCGCGCCATTTTGCAGTTGGCGCGTTATATCGCCAAAATGGACTAG